From the Cervus elaphus chromosome 20, mCerEla1.1, whole genome shotgun sequence genome, one window contains:
- the LOC122677620 gene encoding uncharacterized protein LOC122677620 translates to MPVGPTVQPSGEENTIKADARLPLEACGWDSSPDKAQRSNVCTKPRAHLPVQARAWTPTEGSGATWMPWASMQPSPGWAVRHLGFPPGPHGRAGVHPAAPGAGHLAPATPGCGDRAPAQGPASRERAHQQQARVLEGQVGWQGCTGKVGPVPAQPQPEVLQATPGPPLCPPVTSHSLRGGGRSPPSPCRRRPLSGGVGTVPESEVAGCEVSRRAWHSAPWQLQSRGQVSSVCRGRGGHKAGQSLEHVTLPPTHARTHTCTQTYTCMHTHAHTHADWGCPMGSKLSDTREPPGQNPNFPDKEPEGPDT, encoded by the exons ATGCCTGTGGGACCCACAGTCCAGCCAAGTGGAGAGGAGAACACCATTAAAGCAGATGCAAGGCTTCCTTTGGAGGCCTGTGGGTGGGATTCCAGCCCAGACAAGGCCCAGAGGTCAAACGTGTGTACAAAACCCCGAGCCCACCTGCCGGTCCAGGCGAGGGCCTGGACCCCCACAGAGGGCAGCGGAGCCACCTGGATGCCCTGGGCCTCTATGCAGCCCAGCCCGGGGTGGGCAGTGAGGCACCTGGGGTTTCCCCCAGGTCCACATGGCAGAGCTGGAGTACACCCAGCAGCTCCAGGAGCTGGCCATCTGGCACCAGCGACCCCAGGCTGCGGAGACCGAGCACCTGCACAGGGCCCAGCGTCCCGAGAGAGGGCCCACCAGCAGCAGGCAAGGGTGCTGgaggggcaggtgggctggcagggGTGCACAGGGAAGGTGGGGCCTGTGCCCGCCCAGCCTCAACCTGAGGTCCTCCAGGCCACCCCGGGGCCCCCACTCTGTCCTCCCGTCACCTCACACTCActgaggggaggaggcaggtcaCCGCCGTCTCCATGCCGCCGTCGTCCCCTATCAGGAGGGGTGGGGACAGTCCCGGAGTCAGAGGTCGCTGGGTGTGAAGTGTCCAGACGCGCCTGGCACAGTGCACCGTGGCAGCTCCAGAGTCGGGGACAGGTCAGCAGTGTGTGCAGGGGACGGGGTGGGCACAAAGCAGGACAGAGCCTTGAGCATGTAACTCTGCCCcccacacatgcacgcacacacacatgcacac aaacatacacatgcatgcacacgcacgcacacacacatgctgactGGGGCTGCCCCATGGGCTCCAAGCTCTCAGACACCAGGGAGCCACCTGGTCAAAACCCcaatttcccagacaaggaacCTGAGGGCCCAGACACATAG